TACCCGAAGGCCACGACCACGCGCATGCTCGGCGAGCGATGCGGCGTCGGCAGGGGCGCAACCACAACGTCGCAGCCCCACGTTCACATCGATGACCACCTCACGAACACCCCCGCCGATGGCCGCATCGATGGTCTGTAGCGAATCGACGGCGACGGTTACCCGAGCACCACTGGCGAGAACCGCGCCGATGCGCCGAGCATCAAGAATCTCGTTGGCCAACAGCAGGTCCTCACCCAGACCGGCCGCGGCCATCCCCTCGACCTCGCGGATCGTCGCACAGGTGAAACCGCGATGGCCCGCGTCCTGCTGCCGACGAGCGATCTGGGTGCACTTGTGCGCCTTGACGTGTGGTCGCAGTCGCGCACCAGGAAGAACCGCACTCATAGCGGCAATGTTGCACATCATCACGTCGTAGTCGACGACCAGGGCTGGCGTGGGAATCTCGGCGATGGATCTGGGCATACCCATCCTTATCACGCGTCGGGCGCGGGTCCCTATAGTCCGCTTTGGATCGCGAACACTACGAGCTGCGCCCGATCGCGCGCACCGAGTTTGATCATCGCCCTCGATACGTGGGTACGCACCGTGTCCGGGCTCAAGGACAGTTCGGCGCCAATCTCCGAATTCGATCGCCCGGTCGCGACCCATTGCAGGATCTCGCGCTCACGGCTGGTGAGTTGATCGATGTGTGGATGCGCACCTCCGGTGGTGGCGCGGCCGAAATGCTCGATGACACGACGCGTGACCGACGGGGCCAACAGCGAACCGCCCTCATGTACTACCCGAATCGCGCGCAGTATCTCGGCTGGTTCGGCATCCTTCAGCAGGAACCCGGAGGCGCCGAGGCGCAGCGCCTCGAACACATACTCATCGAGTTCGAACGTGGTGAGCATGACGACTCGGACGCCGCCGAGCGCCGGATCTGCGCCGACGTCATGCAGCATCCCGAGCCCATCCAGGATCGGCATCCTGATATCACACAGGACGACGTCCGGTCGTTCGCGCTCGACCATCTGTAGTCCCGCGCGCCCTTCCTCTGCCTCACCCACCACAGTGATGTCAGGTTCTGAGTCGATCAGCGTGCGTAACCCCATTCGCACCAACGACTGATCGTCGATCAACGCCACCCGGATCGTCACGACTGCTCCTGTCCTGCCGCCGTGAGCGTGGACACCGGGATCCGTGCGCTCACCAGGAAACCGCGGTCAGTGAATCCGGCAATGCATTCCCCACCGAGTTCGGACGCGCGCTGCCGCATACCAGCGAGACCGAGACCTGCGGGCTTCGCGCCGCCCTTCCGAGGAGTGCCGTCGTCGCGCACCTCGATGATGAGCGCTTCCTCAGCCACGTCGATCACCACCTCAACCGCACTCGCATCCGAATGCCGCAGCACATTCGTCAGCGACTCCTGGACGATCGAGTACGCCGCTGACTCCGCCCGGCGTCCACAGCGATCGGAACCGATCCTCGGCAGGTCGACGGCGATATCCAGCCCAGCCGCTCGGACCCGGTCAACCAAAGCCGGAACGTCGGCGAGGGTCCGAGACGTGCTCCGCTGTGGCTGGCCGGCCAGTTTGGAGAGCTCACCACGCAGCGCCTCCAGCGATTCACGTGACGTATCGCGAATAGCTTGCAGCGATCGCCGCACGGCCGCCGGGTCTTGATCCAGCACGTGCAGTGCGACACCGGCCTGCATCGCGATCACCGCTAGACCATGCCCGACGCCATCGTGTAGGTCGCGCGCCATGGCGAGCTGTTCCTCGGTCGCTACCCTCGCCACCCGTTCGCGGGCGCGTTCGACACGACCACGAATGACGCTGCCCAACAGGGCGGCCGCCAGGCATAGCGCGAGTGCGCCGACCGACTGCCACCACGACTGCATCACCGGCGCATCCCACACGAGGGTGCGCATGGCAAAACCCACTAGCACCACGCAGGCGGCGACGACGACTGACCACGCCCAGGTTCGCACGCCTGCGTAGCGCCCCGCGAAGAACGCCGCGGCAATTAACGGGAGCCAGATCGGGCCGTCCGGTAACCCGACGGCAAAGTGCACCGTCATCAGCGCTGCAGTTCCCACGAGCACGAGAGCAGGAACGCGACGCGAGATCAGCAGCAACGCACAGGACGTAATCGCGAGCAGGACCGCCGTTACCACCCCCGGCGCGCCAACATTCCCTACCGAGGAAAACCCGGCACCGACGCCAGTAAGCAACGTCAGTGGCAGTGCCCACGTGAGGTCAGTAATCACCGGCATACGCGGGGTCGAGGCGAATTGGGCCATGCGATCAGACTAGGCGCTGGTTCGACGCAGCCCGTACGTCGAACCGCGCGAGAGCCATACGCAAGATTGCGTACCCGATCGCGCACTGGCGCGGATTCGCCGGCTACGCCCACCGGCAACGCTAAGACCATGAACGTCATCGAAACCACACACCTGACCAAGAAGTACGGCGATCGCGCCGCCGTACTCGACGTCCACTTGACAGTCGCGCGCGGCGAAATCTATGGCTTCCTGGGCCCGAACGGAGCCGGCAAAACGACGACCCTGCGGATGATTCTCGGGCTAGTCCGCCCCAGCAGCGGGGCAATCGACGTCCTCGATGGACATCCTGGGGACGCCGACGTCGCCTACCGGATCGGTGCTCTTATCGAAGGTCCGGGATTCTTTCCCTACCTCAGTGGACGCAACAATCTACGCTACATCGCACGCATGCGCGGTTTGGCAGAGTCCGCGGCTGAGGAGGCCCTCACGCGCGTCGCTCTGACCGACCGCGCCGACGAGCGATACAAGAACTACAGCCTCGGCATGAAGCAGCGCCTGGGCGTAGCGTGCGCGTTGCTCGGCTCACCCGAACTAATCGTGCTCGACGAACCCACCAACGGCCTCGATCCGTCCGGAATGGCCGACATGCGCACTCTGATCGTCTCGCTCGCGTCCGAAGGACACACCGTCCTCCTCTCGAGTCACCTTCTAGCCGAGGTACAGGACATCTGTGATCGCGTGGGCGTCATCGACGGCGGGCGCCTGCTTCAGGAATCGACCGTGGAAGGTTTGCGCGGGGACGCCCAAGTGGTCATACGCGCGACTCCCCTCGACCAAACGCAGCGCATAGCCAACAACTTCTCTGGTTCCGGGTCGGTCATCCGCGAAGACGACCACCTAGTGCTGCCCGGGTCCGTAACTGTCTCCGACCTGGTCGCCGAACTCGTCGGCGCCGGTATCCAAATACACGAAGTAATCAGGCGCGAGCGAAGCCTTGAAGACGTGTTCTTCGAGCTCACTACACCGCGACAAACCGAGGAGAACCACGATGACCATCACGCACTCACAGCCTGAACTCCATTCCAGGCACCATCGACCGACGGGTAGTTCGGGCATCCTGCGCGTTGCGCGCGCCGAGCTGCTACGACTTCGTCGATGGCCGGCCGTCTGGGTCACCGTCGCCACGTGGTTGCTACTGACTTCGTTGTTCGGCTACGTGTTCAACTACGTCAGCTATCTCACCGGCGACGAGTCCTTCGCGAACGAGGGCGTGCCGTCAAGCGCGCTGCTGCACGATGTCCTGCCCATCAATATCGGCGAGGCCATGATGCAAGGCACGCCGATGTTCGGCGGAGCGCTGCTTATGGTGCTTGGCGCGTTGGTGGCAGGATCTGGATTCTCCTGGGGAACCTGGAAGACGTCCTTCATCCATGGACCGAGTAGGGCCCTCACCGTGCTGGGCAACGCGCTGGCGCTCGCCGTTGTTGTGGTCACGACGGTGTTGGTCACCCTCGTGATGTGTATCGCGTTCTCGACCGGAATCGGCCTCATCGAAGGACAACCACTGACGTGGCCCGGGCTCTCCGACCTGCTGCTGGACGTCGGCGCCTCAGCGCTGATCCTGCTCATGTGGGCGTCGGTCGGCTTCTTCCTCGGCATATTGGCGAAAGGTCCGGCGCTGTCCGTCGGCTTGGGGCTCGTATGGGCGCTCGCCATCGAGAATTTACTGCGTGGAGTCGGGTCCGTTCTGGGACCCATCGAAGCGTTCACCACCGTCCTGCCTGGGACGTCGGCGGGCTCACTGGTCGGAGCTCTGGTTGGCGCGGACGCCAGTGGCGAGGGCGCTCCCGGCGTGCTCACCACCGTCGGCGCCGGGCAAGCAACGTGGACGATCGTCGCGTGGATCATCGCAGCGATCGCGATGTCCGTGGTTGTGGTCCGTCGCCGCGATGTTACGTGAACCTGCCAAAACCGACTGGCTGATCGCCGTTCGCCGCGCAGATAAGGATGCGGTCTGCTCAACCAAAATGATCGATAGTGCCTCGAGGCGCTCGTCCACCCGGACGAGCGCCTCACTTTTGTGCATCGGCGTGCTCAGCACTGGTCCTGTCGC
The sequence above is a segment of the Cumulibacter soli genome. Coding sequences within it:
- a CDS encoding response regulator, whose translation is MTIRVALIDDQSLVRMGLRTLIDSEPDITVVGEAEEGRAGLQMVERERPDVVLCDIRMPILDGLGMLHDVGADPALGGVRVVMLTTFELDEYVFEALRLGASGFLLKDAEPAEILRAIRVVHEGGSLLAPSVTRRVIEHFGRATTGGAHPHIDQLTSREREILQWVATGRSNSEIGAELSLSPDTVRTHVSRAMIKLGARDRAQLVVFAIQSGL
- a CDS encoding sensor histidine kinase is translated as MAQFASTPRMPVITDLTWALPLTLLTGVGAGFSSVGNVGAPGVVTAVLLAITSCALLLISRRVPALVLVGTAALMTVHFAVGLPDGPIWLPLIAAAFFAGRYAGVRTWAWSVVVAACVVLVGFAMRTLVWDAPVMQSWWQSVGALALCLAAALLGSVIRGRVERARERVARVATEEQLAMARDLHDGVGHGLAVIAMQAGVALHVLDQDPAAVRRSLQAIRDTSRESLEALRGELSKLAGQPQRSTSRTLADVPALVDRVRAAGLDIAVDLPRIGSDRCGRRAESAAYSIVQESLTNVLRHSDASAVEVVIDVAEEALIIEVRDDGTPRKGGAKPAGLGLAGMRQRASELGGECIAGFTDRGFLVSARIPVSTLTAAGQEQS
- a CDS encoding ABC transporter ATP-binding protein, which encodes MNVIETTHLTKKYGDRAAVLDVHLTVARGEIYGFLGPNGAGKTTTLRMILGLVRPSSGAIDVLDGHPGDADVAYRIGALIEGPGFFPYLSGRNNLRYIARMRGLAESAAEEALTRVALTDRADERYKNYSLGMKQRLGVACALLGSPELIVLDEPTNGLDPSGMADMRTLIVSLASEGHTVLLSSHLLAEVQDICDRVGVIDGGRLLQESTVEGLRGDAQVVIRATPLDQTQRIANNFSGSGSVIREDDHLVLPGSVTVSDLVAELVGAGIQIHEVIRRERSLEDVFFELTTPRQTEENHDDHHALTA
- a CDS encoding ABC transporter permease subunit, yielding MTITHSQPELHSRHHRPTGSSGILRVARAELLRLRRWPAVWVTVATWLLLTSLFGYVFNYVSYLTGDESFANEGVPSSALLHDVLPINIGEAMMQGTPMFGGALLMVLGALVAGSGFSWGTWKTSFIHGPSRALTVLGNALALAVVVVTTVLVTLVMCIAFSTGIGLIEGQPLTWPGLSDLLLDVGASALILLMWASVGFFLGILAKGPALSVGLGLVWALAIENLLRGVGSVLGPIEAFTTVLPGTSAGSLVGALVGADASGEGAPGVLTTVGAGQATWTIVAWIIAAIAMSVVVVRRRDVT